The genomic DNA TTTGACCTATATACAAACCTAGAAATACGATTGGAATAGCGTAAAAACTTGATTCCCAAATTGTTTTGTTTGTGCCAGTAAAGAGTATTTGAGTTAGTAGGCTAATGAAATATATAAATAGATAAAAAGCTAAAGTAGTTGCTCTCAATTTCTCTTTTTTCGTATCGGTTCCTGTAAAGTACAGTAACAGGGGTGGTCCTGGCATACCGATACTTGTCGTTAAAAGACCGGATAATCCGCCCACTAAGAAATCTCTAGATTTTGTTGATTTAATCTTAAGGTTGCATATTAGCATCAACGTTAATAGTAAGAGCAGGATGCTAATTGCTAATTTAAACGTGTTGATGTTAATGGTAATGAAAATGAAAATACCAAAAGGTACACCAACTATACTTCCGAAAATTAACCTTTTCAGTAGAATAAAATCAATATCCATTCTTATTTTCCAAATGAGTGATATAGAAATAATTAACGATAAAATGATATTTATTTCTATAGCTTCTTGTGGTAGAAATACCATGAGTAAGAAAGGGGTTGCCATAATAGAAAAGCCAAAACCTGTACTTGTTTGTAAAATAGAAGCTACTAATATAATACATATGAAAATGAATATAGTATTCAAAAAAGCCCTCCTACATAATTAAATCTAATACATATTTTAACATGAAGTGAAACTTTAATCAGTGGGGGATTCATCCCCGCTGATTATTAATCCACATCAATCGGACCTTTACTGCCTGCCCTTAATACGAGAAAAAAGCGGCAAAATAGCCGCTTTTTATGTTGCAGTTAATATTCTAATGACGATTCTGTAGCTTTAAAATACTTTTCACGTGAAGGAGTCATTACTCGGAGTGCTAATAAACAGGAAAGGAAAAGAATGAGTAACGAGCTACTTATTACAGTAATTTGAACAGAAAGAAATTGTGCGGATGCCCCAATTGCTAAAACGAAAAAGATTTGGATGAAATTTTTTATGGAATCAAACACGCTATCGATACGTCCTATCATATGTACAGGGATGTTATTTTGATAAAATGTGATAAAGCCAGTACCAGCAAATGATGAAGAAATGCCAAGTAAAATGAAACCGCCTGCTGCAACTATAAATGAATTTGAAAAGGCAAAAATTACATAACCTATTGCTGTGAAAATCATACCGAGTCCGATACAATGTTGAATTGGTAATCGTTTAGCAAAGAGAGAAACAAGAAATGAACCGAAAACATAAGCAGCACCAGTTATACTAACAAGCATGCTATATTCCATGTCGGATAAAGACAGTACTTGATTTGTGAATACAACTTCTTGTGAATCGAGCGCCATAGAAACAAGCATAGTCGCTTGAAATAAAACGAATATGAGAATGATGTAAGTTTCAGTTCGAGCGAATGAAAAAACTTGTTTCCAATCACTTCGTAATGTTTGTACGAAAGTATTTGCAACTTCTTCGTTTTGTTTTGTTTGTAATGTAATGTTCGGCAAGAAGTAAATGAGAATGGTAGAAAGTAGAAAGGAAAGTGAGTTACAGTAAATAACAAAGGATGCTGAGTACGTGGTGAGAAGTATTCCAGCAAGGGCTGGACCGATAATAAAAGCCCCGCTTGTACAAAAGTTATTCCAAGCGTTGAATTGAGCGCGTTCTTCAGCTCGTATGAGCATTGTTTTATAAGAAAATGAAGCTGGATCGAAAAATGATGTAGCAATACGAGTCAAAAAGATAAAAATATAAATGGCCCAAATAGAATCAAATAGTGGAATACAGCCAATGAGAGATGCTCGAATTATATCTGTGGTGAGCATAATGGCCCGTTTGTTTAATCGATCTACTATGCTACCAGACCATATTTTTGTAACAACGGTGGCAATTGGACCTACAATCCATAATCCTGCTACAGCAGCAGGGGAGTTTGTGCTATTTAACACCATTAAGTTTAGAGCGATAAGATACATAAAATCACCTAAACGAGAAATTCCTGTTCCCGACAATAATAATAATTTATTTTTCATGAACAAATGGCCCTTTCTTTCATTGTTTTTTAATCTTGCAGGAAATAGCGTATTCTTCTTCAGAGTTTGATTGACGAGCGGTTTTGTTTTCCCAGCGCAATAAAACTTGTGTAATCTCCCAAGTAAGCTGTTGTAATTCCTCCGGAGTTAAAAATAGATGAGATACAATATGACTACCTGTATTCGTTCCTTCTGTGCCGCTCTCTTCAATATAGAAGTGAGCTGCTTTTGCTTTATAATATTTTTCAATAATCCCTCGTTTTTCCTTCGTTTCTACTAATTCAAGCAACCCTCCATCGTATAAAATTTGAACGTGATAATGTACGCTTCCAGCAGTTTTGTTTAGTTTAGTAGCTACTTGTTTTGCAGTGAGTGCTTCGTCTTTTAAAAGGTGAAGGATTTGAATACGAGTTGCATTAGAAATGAGCTTCTGCTGCTCAGCTGAAATAGTAAGTCTATCGTCAAACATTATGGCATCCCCTTTCTTATAATCTAAATTTATTGTACATTCTAAAAAATTAGAACGTAAGGGAAATAAATCGTCTTTTTCCTTTATATTTCGACATAAATAAAAATAGCATGTACATAAACATGCTATTAATTGGAGGTAGATTCCTCATTAAATTCCCCGCGATAAAATAAAAACAGCCATATAAAACTAACTAAAATACAACATATAGCTAGAAAACTACCAATAATTTGAGGAGAAAGAATTTCTAATAGCCACCCTGTAATGAACATAGATAACTGTATAAGCGAACCATAAATTGAGTAATGAAATGAAAAAACTTTACCAATCATATTTTCGTGCGTGTAAGTTTGAAGTAATGTCGTATCAAGTGGAACGATGATGCCTCCTGCTATGCGCATACAGAGCAATGTAATGATACCGATAATAAGTTGATCAGATAAAATGAATCCGAGAAAGAAAATTCCTTGTAGGAAATAGGCCCAACCAAATGCTTTTTTCATTTTCTCTTTATTATGAGAGATATAAAGATTAACGAGGAGGCTGCCGATGATAAGCCCAGCCCCTTGAACCGAATATAAAACTCCAATGTTAGTGTAGAAAATTTTTTCAGCATAGATTGTTAGAAGCAGCTGATAAGAACCTCCAATAATGCCCCATGAAATGCCGACAAGAATTAATATTAAAATGATTTTTGTTTGCAATATGTATGTATAACCATCTTTTATATCAGTAAAAAATGTTTTTTTCCTGTTATAAGTATCATGAGTAGAGATACTCATATTATAAATAAAATAGGCTGAAATAAAGTACGACAGGCTGTTCATTAAAAAAGCGAACTCAATATGGAAAGATTGTGCAACTATTCCGCCTAAAGAAGCCCCCATAATAGACATAAAACCATTCATTGTACTAGAAAGAGAGTTCGCAGTTACGAAATGATTTTGGTATATGATATTCTTTAAAGTTGCTTGTTTAGCCGGCTCAAATAAACAAGAAAGTACAGATAAACATATATTAGCAATGAAAATAATCTCAATTTTATATGGTGCAAATAAGTAAGTGAGGACGAGCATGCCTCGTAAAATATCGGTAAAAATCATAATATTCTTTTTAGAAAAACGATCTACAATACCGCCAATAAAAGGGCTAAGAAGAAGCTGGGGTAAACCTTTACTTATAAAAGTAAGTGCGATCATAAACGGAGATTCCGTTATGCTATAGACGAATGTTAATAAAGCTACCGTGTGAAACCAATCCCCAAGTACACTTAATGTTTGACCGTAAAATAGTTTTTTGAAGTTATTATTTGTTTTAAGTAGTGCGGAATAAGAAACTGACATAAAAGGATTAATCTTTATGTAATGATGATGCTTGAACTTGTTTTTTCCATTCGCTTAAATACACTTTTTCTTCTGTAGAAAGTCCAACAGGTAATTGTGCAATCAATTCTAAACTATTTCCATCAGGATCGTTAAAGTATACAGCGGCATGTGCTAATTCTGGAAAAACAATTGGTTCAATTGGTTCCATTCCAAAGTCTTTTCGTGCTGAAATTCCTTTTTGATTTAACCAGTGTATCGCATTTTCTAAATCATGTAAGCTTACTTGAAAGGCTATGTGTCGTAAAGAGGGGTGATAATTCACTTTGTATTCTGTGCCTTCCCAAAGACCGAGCCAACTTTCATTTTCTTTAATCCAAAAGAAAGCAATATCATCTCCTCTTTTATATAATTTCAGTCCAAGTGATTCATAAAAAGATATTGATTTCTCTAAGTTACGGACGGGTAAATGCGCTTCGTAAAGACCTTTAATCATGGTAATCCTCCTTAATAAAAATGTTTCTTATTCCATAGTAAACGATATTTTGTTAGTTGAAATCACAAATAAGAAGGATATAAATTCATACGAAAGTATGAAAAAACAGCTCAAATATGAGCTGTTTTCGTATAGTTTTTCGTTCATTTGTTAAGGATAGGATATATTAGTATCCGTATCCGCCGCCACCCCAACAGCTACATCCGATGATGATTAGAAGGATGAATAGTACGATTAGCAAAGCAAATCCACCGCCGAAACCAGCGCAACTTCCACCATAGCTCATATGTTTTCCTCCTTTTAAATAAGTTAATCTATATAATTCATGGACTACTGTATACAGTATGTTTTTTGTGTGGAAAAGGAGCCAGTCTCTTTTGTAATTAGACAAACGCCTGTGTGGTCATTTTAAGTGTATATTGAGCTAGGGATGTATGAATGAATCGTTATATATTTTGCAATTTGTTCATAAAAAAATATAAAAATTGTAAAAAAAACCATTTTTATATTTTTTTATGAGAGGATTTGTACTATAATTTTACAAGTAATATTATGGGAAAAGGGAGTTTTAGTAAAGAGATGGAGATGGGAAAATTACATAATAAAATAGAAAACAAAAAGAAAGAGCTAATTCAACTTGTTGCTAGACACGGGTTGGATCATGATAAAGTTTTGTTATTTAGCCGAGATTTAGATATACTAATTAATAAGTTTATGAATGTAAAAGATAAAGTACATAAATAAATAATTTGTAGTTTTTTATATTAAGATATTTCATAAAAGAAGGAGAGAACAGTATTTGGAACATTTACAAGAAGAGCTGTATAAACAAATAAAAGAAGAAAAAGGTATTGTTACAATCTTTTTAAAGAGTGGCGTTAGAATAGTAGGAGAAATTGTTGCGATAGACAAATTTACTGTTTTAATGTTAGTTGATGGAAAACAACAACTTATTTACAAGCAGGCTGTATCAACAATAATGAAATAAGACACTCATATTGAGTGTCTTATTTCATTATCTTTTGCAAGCTGCAACGTCAATGCCGGCAGCTAGTAATTTCTTTTCTCCATCTTGCTCGATGAGTTTTTGTAATTTAGATAGGAAAGAATCAAAGTTTGTATGCTTTGCTACTTGGAATGTCATTTTATGCTCGATTGGTAGCCACGTATCAATATCAGCTTCGTTATGCTGAATTTTCACCTCAAGTTTATCAAGTGCGTTAGCAACTTTTGCTTCGTACGTTTCTTTCGCTTCAAACTCCATCCATAAATCATATAATTCCTCACCGAGAGAACCTTGTAATGTGCGTTTAATATTTAAAATTGCTTCTTGCTCATTTATTTGTTTTTGTAATTGTAATTCATGACTATTCATTGTATCAAAAGCAGGAATATCACCAGCTTCTGCCTCGACTAGGTCGTGAATAATAACCATTTTAAGTAATTTTTCAACATTGACTTTTTGATCCAAATAAGGCTCAACTAAAATGGCCATTAGAGACATGCGCCACGTATGTTCAGCAACGCTTTCTTGACGTCCGTTAGAAAGCCAGCTATGCCGCATTTCATATTTTAGTTTTTCTGCTAGTGCAATGACCTGTAAAATGTTATGTTCCATCGTGATCCTCCTCATATTTCTATACTGTAATTCTAATATGGAAATAAAATGTGTCAATTCTATGAGTATATTGCGATAAATAGATGATAAGCGTATAATACATATTATATGTGAAAACGCATTATTAAAATAAAAAAATGTTTTATAAAAATGAAAAGGGAAGGGCAGGAATATGGGAGACGAAAATCAAGGATTAGCTAGACCACAAAGAAGAAAAAGGAAGTTTGACATTTCTAGCCCAGTTGGCATTATAGTAGGTTTTGCTATAGTGATAGCGGCAATTATGATTGGTGGCGGTGGAATAAAAGCTTTTAAAAACTTTTTAGATGTTTCATCTATTTTAATTGTCATAGGGGGAACAACAGCGACAATTGTTGTGGCATATCGATTTGGAGAAATAAAAAAATATACGAAAAGTATTTTTACTGTTTTACATAGAAGAGAAGCAGATTTAGAACAGTTAACGGATTTGTTCGTTGATTTTTCGAAAAAGTCTAAAAAACATGGCCTGCTTTCTTTAGAAGTTGATGGAGAGCAAGTAGACAATCCTTTTATTCAAAAAGGAATTCGATTAATGTTAAGTGGTTACGATGAAGATGAATTAAAAGAAGTATTAATGAAAGATATTGAAACAGAAGTATATGAGTTAAGAAAAGGAGCAGCGTTATTAGATAAAATTGGCGATTTCGCTCCAGCTTGGGGCATGATAGGGACTTTAATCGGTCTTATCATTATGCTTCAAAACTTGCAAGATACATCGCAAATTGGTACAGGGATGGCAGTTGCGATGTTAACGACATTGTATGGATCAGTACTTGCAAATATGATTGCAATCCCTCTTGCTGAAAAAGTGTATCGTGGTATTGAGGATTTATATACAGAGAAGAAGTTTGTTATTGAAGCAATTTCAGAATTGTATCGTGGACAAATTCCTTCTAAATTAAAGTTAAAACTGGATACATACGTATACGAAACAAAGATAAAAAAAGTAAAACGAGCAGCCTAATATTTCAAGGAGTGGTAAGGTGATGATAAAACGACCGCAAAGGGGATCGCCTCGTTGGATGACAACTTTTACAGATTTAACGATGTTATTATTAACTTTCTTTGTATTACTAGTTGCTACATCAAAGCAGGATGCAGTAAAATTGTCGAAGATGCTTGAAAAGTTTAGTGATGTGGAGCAAGTAGATGCAAAAGTAATGGAAAATACAATACCAGATATTTCACATGAAAAAAATGATGAAAAAATGGTCTCTAAAAAGAGAATGGACGAATTATATAAAAAGTTAAAAGCATATGTAGATAATAACGGTATTAGTCAAGTGAATGTATATCGAGAGGATACGGGAGTAAGCGTCGTTATAGTAGATAATTTAATATTTGATACGGGTGACGCGAACGTTAAACCAGAAGCGAAAGAGATAATAAGTCAATTAGTTGGGTTTTTCCAATCCGTACCAAATCCGATTGTTGTGGAAGGGCATACAGATAGTAGACCTATTCATAATGACAAATTCCCTTCTAACTGGGAGTTGTCTTCAGCAAGAGCAGCAAATATGATTCACCACTTAATCGAAGTGTATAATGTGGATGATAAAAGGCTAGCTGCGGTAGGATATGCAGACACAAAGCCAGTTGTACCAAATGATTCACCGCAAAATTGGGAGAAAAACCGTCGCGTTGTCATTTACATAAAAGAATAGTATATTATCATTTTAATAATAAAATAATAAAAATACGAAAATTCTTTTTAAAAAATATTAAATTTTATCATTTTATTTTGTATAATGAGTGAGAATGATAAGATGAAATATTAAGATATACTTATACATAGAAGGAGAGAATTAAAAAGAATGGCACATAAAATTTTAGTTGTAGATGATGCGATGTTTATGCGAACGATGATTAAAAACTTATTAAAAAGTAATTCTGAATTTGAAATTATTGGTGAAGCAGAGAATGGAGTAGAAGCAATTCAGAAGTTTAAAGAACTTCAACCAGATATTGTAACATTAGATATTACTATGCCAGAAATGGACGGACTTGAAGCATTAAAAGAAATTATTAAAATTGATTCAAGTGCAAAAGTTGTTATTTGTTCTGCAATGGGACAACAAGGTATGGTATTAGATGCAATTAAGGGTGGAGCAAAAGACTTTATTGTAAAGCCATTCCAAGCGGATCGAGTAATTGAAGCTTTAACAAAAGTAGCAAACAGCTAATATAGAAGGGGTGCCACAAGGAATCTAAACATTGATAGCGGATATGCGTGTGGCCCCCTTTTTTCTTGTTTTAAAACACTAAATTGTTATACATAAATGAAATGTTTGTTAGACAGGTAGGGGATTAAAATGCAAACAGATCTATTAAATATATTTTTTGAGGAATCGGAAGAACATTTACAATCACTAAATGAAAATGTGCTAACTTTAGAACAAAATCCTGCCGATATGGATGTTGTGGGAGAAATATTCCGCTCAGCCCATACATTCAAAGGTATGTCAGCGAGTATGGAATTTACGGAAATGGCGGATTTAACGCATAAAATGGAAAACGTTTTAGATGAAATTCGTCATGGGAATATAGTTGTACATGCGGAGATTATTGATGTGATTTTTGAGTGCATTGATAATCTAGAGAAGATGGTTGCAGATGTGCAACAAGGCGGAATGGGCAATATTGATGTAGTTACAACTAAGCAGAAATTAGAAGCATTATTGAATGGCAATGTAGAAAATCCTGCTGGATATATTGAGCAAGAACCTATAAATAATGATGATGCAGTTTCACATGAAGTGCATATAACTGTTGAGCAACAAGCTATTTTAAAAGCAGTACGTGCGATTATGTGTATTGAAGTATTGCAAAATGTGGGTAATGTACAAAAAACAGTTCCAAGTATTGAAGAAATTGAGGCAGATGCTTTCGGTTTTGAGTTCACAGTATTTATGGATACTGATCAAAGTGAAGAAGAATTAAAACAAGTAGTGCTTCATGTTTCTGAAATTGAGAAAGTAGAAGTGAAGCAAGGGCATACATCAAAAGAAGTAGTTTCGGAAGAGTTGGCTACACAAGAAGTGGTACAAGAAGTTAAACAAGTGGCTACGCAGGTGGAATCAACTAAAGAAATATCGAAGCAACCTGCTAGTGCTACACCAGCTAAAAGCAATGCGAAGACGAAAAACGCTAAAGTGGAGAATCGTTCAATTCGTGTCCAATTAGAGAAAATCGAAAGATTAATGAATATGTTTGAAGAAAGTGTAATCGAACGTGGGCGCATTGATGAATTGGCACAAAGGATTCAAAATAAGGAGTTAATTGAGCATTTAAATCGATTAGGCGATATTTCAAAAGATATTCAAAATGTACTACTAAACATGCGTATGGTACCAATTGAAACAGTCTTCAATCGTTTCCCACGTATGGTACGTATGTTAGCGAAAGATTTAGGGAAAAAAATCGATTTACAAATTACAGGTGAAGATACTGAAGTTGATAAAATTGTTATTGATGAAATCGGTGATCCACTCGTTCATTTAATCCGTAATGCAATTGATCACGGTGTTGAGACTG from Bacillus basilensis includes the following:
- a CDS encoding sulfite exporter TauE/SafE family protein gives rise to the protein MNTIFIFICIILVASILQTSTGFGFSIMATPFLLMVFLPQEAIEINIILSLIISISLIWKIRMDIDFILLKRLIFGSIVGVPFGIFIFITININTFKLAISILLLLLTLMLICNLKIKSTKSRDFLVGGLSGLLTTSIGMPGPPLLLYFTGTDTKKEKLRATTLAFYLFIYFISLLTQILFTGTNKTIWESSFYAIPIVFLGLYIGQIIFKWLNQRVFKIFTYILLSCTGMYLLIESLHLL
- a CDS encoding MFS transporter, producing MKNKLLLLSGTGISRLGDFMYLIALNLMVLNSTNSPAAVAGLWIVGPIATVVTKIWSGSIVDRLNKRAIMLTTDIIRASLIGCIPLFDSIWAIYIFIFLTRIATSFFDPASFSYKTMLIRAEERAQFNAWNNFCTSGAFIIGPALAGILLTTYSASFVIYCNSLSFLLSTILIYFLPNITLQTKQNEEVANTFVQTLRSDWKQVFSFARTETYIILIFVLFQATMLVSMALDSQEVVFTNQVLSLSDMEYSMLVSITGAAYVFGSFLVSLFAKRLPIQHCIGLGMIFTAIGYVIFAFSNSFIVAAGGFILLGISSSFAGTGFITFYQNNIPVHMIGRIDSVFDSIKNFIQIFFVLAIGASAQFLSVQITVISSSLLILFLSCLLALRVMTPSREKYFKATESSLEY
- a CDS encoding transcriptional regulator, whose product is MFDDRLTISAEQQKLISNATRIQILHLLKDEALTAKQVATKLNKTAGSVHYHVQILYDGGLLELVETKEKRGIIEKYYKAKAAHFYIEESGTEGTNTGSHIVSHLFLTPEELQQLTWEITQVLLRWENKTARQSNSEEEYAISCKIKKQ
- a CDS encoding MFS transporter, with the protein product MSVSYSALLKTNNNFKKLFYGQTLSVLGDWFHTVALLTFVYSITESPFMIALTFISKGLPQLLLSPFIGGIVDRFSKKNIMIFTDILRGMLVLTYLFAPYKIEIIFIANICLSVLSCLFEPAKQATLKNIIYQNHFVTANSLSSTMNGFMSIMGASLGGIVAQSFHIEFAFLMNSLSYFISAYFIYNMSISTHDTYNRKKTFFTDIKDGYTYILQTKIILILILVGISWGIIGGSYQLLLTIYAEKIFYTNIGVLYSVQGAGLIIGSLLVNLYISHNKEKMKKAFGWAYFLQGIFFLGFILSDQLIIGIITLLCMRIAGGIIVPLDTTLLQTYTHENMIGKVFSFHYSIYGSLIQLSMFITGWLLEILSPQIIGSFLAICCILVSFIWLFLFYRGEFNEESTSN
- a CDS encoding VOC family protein, which encodes MIKGLYEAHLPVRNLEKSISFYESLGLKLYKRGDDIAFFWIKENESWLGLWEGTEYKVNYHPSLRHIAFQVSLHDLENAIHWLNQKGISARKDFGMEPIEPIVFPELAHAAVYFNDPDGNSLELIAQLPVGLSTEEKVYLSEWKKQVQASSLHKD
- a CDS encoding YjcZ family sporulation protein, which encodes MSYGGSCAGFGGGFALLIVLFILLIIIGCSCWGGGGYGY
- a CDS encoding aspartyl-phosphate phosphatase Spo0E family protein — translated: MYYNFTSNIMGKGSFSKEMEMGKLHNKIENKKKELIQLVARHGLDHDKVLLFSRDLDILINKFMNVKDKVHK
- the hfq gene encoding RNA chaperone Hfq; amino-acid sequence: MEHLQEELYKQIKEEKGIVTIFLKSGVRIVGEIVAIDKFTVLMLVDGKQQLIYKQAVSTIMK
- a CDS encoding HD domain-containing protein, whose product is MEHNILQVIALAEKLKYEMRHSWLSNGRQESVAEHTWRMSLMAILVEPYLDQKVNVEKLLKMVIIHDLVEAEAGDIPAFDTMNSHELQLQKQINEQEAILNIKRTLQGSLGEELYDLWMEFEAKETYEAKVANALDKLEVKIQHNEADIDTWLPIEHKMTFQVAKHTNFDSFLSKLQKLIEQDGEKKLLAAGIDVAACKR
- a CDS encoding flagellar motor protein MotP, translated to MGDENQGLARPQRRKRKFDISSPVGIIVGFAIVIAAIMIGGGGIKAFKNFLDVSSILIVIGGTTATIVVAYRFGEIKKYTKSIFTVLHRREADLEQLTDLFVDFSKKSKKHGLLSLEVDGEQVDNPFIQKGIRLMLSGYDEDELKEVLMKDIETEVYELRKGAALLDKIGDFAPAWGMIGTLIGLIIMLQNLQDTSQIGTGMAVAMLTTLYGSVLANMIAIPLAEKVYRGIEDLYTEKKFVIEAISELYRGQIPSKLKLKLDTYVYETKIKKVKRAA
- a CDS encoding OmpA family protein, translating into MIKRPQRGSPRWMTTFTDLTMLLLTFFVLLVATSKQDAVKLSKMLEKFSDVEQVDAKVMENTIPDISHEKNDEKMVSKKRMDELYKKLKAYVDNNGISQVNVYREDTGVSVVIVDNLIFDTGDANVKPEAKEIISQLVGFFQSVPNPIVVEGHTDSRPIHNDKFPSNWELSSARAANMIHHLIEVYNVDDKRLAAVGYADTKPVVPNDSPQNWEKNRRVVIYIKE
- a CDS encoding response regulator gives rise to the protein MAHKILVVDDAMFMRTMIKNLLKSNSEFEIIGEAENGVEAIQKFKELQPDIVTLDITMPEMDGLEALKEIIKIDSSAKVVICSAMGQQGMVLDAIKGGAKDFIVKPFQADRVIEALTKVANS
- a CDS encoding chemotaxis protein CheA, with amino-acid sequence MQTDLLNIFFEESEEHLQSLNENVLTLEQNPADMDVVGEIFRSAHTFKGMSASMEFTEMADLTHKMENVLDEIRHGNIVVHAEIIDVIFECIDNLEKMVADVQQGGMGNIDVVTTKQKLEALLNGNVENPAGYIEQEPINNDDAVSHEVHITVEQQAILKAVRAIMCIEVLQNVGNVQKTVPSIEEIEADAFGFEFTVFMDTDQSEEELKQVVLHVSEIEKVEVKQGHTSKEVVSEELATQEVVQEVKQVATQVESTKEISKQPASATPAKSNAKTKNAKVENRSIRVQLEKIERLMNMFEESVIERGRIDELAQRIQNKELIEHLNRLGDISKDIQNVLLNMRMVPIETVFNRFPRMVRMLAKDLGKKIDLQITGEDTEVDKIVIDEIGDPLVHLIRNAIDHGVETVEQRRDAGKNETGTIKLEAFHSGNHVVIQITDDGNGIHKGKVLEKAIKNGVVTESEANKLTDREVFDLIFQPGFSTAEVVSDLSGRGVGLDVVKHTIHSLGGHLIIDSEEGKGSTFRIELPLTLSIIQSMLVQTNDKRYAFPLGNIVEAIRIKREDIQSLQGKDVLNYRNQIIEVKHLSTVFGEKTVDEAFASYDSQMVPVLIVRNTHRSYGLIVNTIIGQREIVLKSLGDFFAESSNYFSGATILGDGRVVLILNPEGL